In a single window of the Pongo abelii isolate AG06213 chromosome 1, NHGRI_mPonAbe1-v2.0_pri, whole genome shotgun sequence genome:
- the LRRC8C gene encoding volume-regulated anion channel subunit LRRC8C isoform X1: MIPVTEFRQFSEQQPAFRVLKPWWDVFTDYLSVAMLMIGVFGCTLQVMQDKIICLPKRVQPAHNHSSLSNVSQAVASTTPLPPPKPSPANPITVEMKGLKTDLDLQQYSFINQMCYERALHWYAKYFPYLVLIHTLVFMLCSNFWFKFPGSSSKIEHFISILGKCFDSPWTTRALSEVSGEDSEEKDNRKNNMNRSNTIQSGPEGSLVNSQSLKSIPEKFVVDKSTAGALDKKEGEQAKALFEKVKKFRLHVEEGDILYAMYVRQTVLKVIKFLIIIAYNSALVSKVQFTVDCNVDIQDMTGYKNFSCNHTMAHLFSKLSFCYLCFVSIYGLTCLYTLYWLFYRSLREYSFEYVRQETGIDDIPDVKNDFAFMLHMIDQYDPLYSKRFAVFLSEVSENKLKQLNLNNEWTPDKLRQKLQTNAHNRLELPLIMLSGLPDTVFEITELQSLKLEIIKNVMIPATIAQLDNLQELSLHQCSVKIHSAALSFLKENLKVLSVKFDDMRELPPWMYGLRNLEELYLVGSLSHDISRNVTLESLRDLKSLKILSIKSNVSKIPQAVVDVSSHLQKMCIHNDGTKLVMLNNLKKMTNLTELELVHCDLERIPHAVFSLLSLQELDLKENNLKSIEEIVSFQHLRKLTVLKLWHNSITYIPEHIKKLTSLERLSFSHNKIEVLPSHLFLCNKIRYLDLSYNDIRFIPPEIGVLQSLQYFSITCNKVESLPDELYFCKKLKTLKIGKNSLSVLSPKIGNLLFLSYLDVKGNHFEILPPELGDCRALKRAGLVVEDALFETLPSDVREQMKTE; the protein is encoded by the coding sequence GTCATGCAAGACAAGATAATCTGCCTTCCAAAAAGAGTGCAGCCTGCTCACAACCACTCTTCCCTTTCTAATGTCTCTCAAGCAGTTGCCAGTACCACTCCACTGCCTCCACCTAAACCATCTCCTGCTAACCCCATCACTGTGGAAATGAAAGGCCTGAAGACAGATTTGGACCTTCAGCAGTACAGCTTTATAAACCAGATGTGTTATGAGCGAGCCCTCCATTGGTATGCCAAGTATTTCCCTTACCTTGTCCTCATCCATACCCTGGTCTTTATGCTCTGCAGTAACTTTTGGTTCAAATTCCCTGGATCCAGCTCCAAAATAGAACATTTCATCTCCATTCTGGGGAAGTGTTTTGACTCTCCTTGGACCACACGGGCTTTGTCTGAAGTGTCTGGGGAGGACTCGGAAGAAAAGGACAACAGGAAGAACAACATGAACAGGTCCAACACCATCCAATCTGGTCCAGAAGGCAGCCTGGTCAACTCTCAGTCTTTAAAGTCCATTCCTGAGAAGTTTGTAGTTGATAAATCCACTGCAGGGGCTCTGGATAAAAAGGAAGGTGAGCAGGCTAAGGCCTTATTTGAGAAGGTGAAGAAGTTCAGGCTGCATGTGGAAGAAGGTGATATTCTATATGCCATGTATGTTCGCCAGACTGTACTTAAAGTTATCAAATTCCTAATCATCATTGCATATAACAGTGCTCTGGTTTCCAAGGTCCAGTTTacagtggactgtaatgtggacATTCAGGACATGACTGGATATAAAAACTTTTCGTGCAATCATACCATGGCACACTTGTTCTCAAAACTGTCCTTTTGCTATCTGTGCTTTGTTAGTATCTATGGATTGACGTGCCTTTATACCTTATACTGGCTGTTCTACCGTTCTCTACGGGAATATTCCTTTGAGTATGTCCGTCAGGAGACTGGAATTGATGATATTCCAGATGTGAAAAATGACTTTGCTTTTATGCTTCATATGATAGATCAGTATGACCCTCTCTATTCCAAGAGATTTGCAGTGTTCCTGTCTGAAGTCAGTGAAAACAAGTTAAAGCAGCTGAACTTAAATAACGAATGGACTCCCGATAAACTGAGGCAGAAGCTACAGACAAATGCCCATAATCGACTGGAATTGCCTCTTATCATGCTCTCTGGCCTCCCAGACACTGTTTTTGAAATCACAGAGTTGCAATCTCTAAAACTTGAAATCATTAAGAACGTAATGATACCAGCCACCATTGCACAGCTAGACAATCTTCAAGAGCTCTCTCTGCACCAGTGTTCTGTCAAAATCCACAGTGCGGCACTCTCTTTCCTGAAGGAAAACCTCAAGGTCTTGAGCGTCAAATTTGATGACATGAGGGAACTCCCCCCCTGGATGTATGGGCTCCGAAATCTGGAAGAGCTGTACCTAGTTGGCTCTCTAAGTCATGATATTTCCAGAAATGTCACCCTTGAGTCTCTGCGGGATCTCAAAAGCCTTAAAATTctctctatcaaaagcaacgtttcCAAAATCCCTCAGGCAGTGGTTGATGTGTCCAGCCATCTCCAGAAGATGTGCATACATAATGATGGCACCAAGCTGGTGATGCTCAACAACTTAAAGAAGATGACCAATCTGACAGAGCTGGAGCTGGTCCACTGTGACCTGGAGCGTATTCCTCATGCTGTGTTCAGCCTACTCAGCCTCCAGGAATTGGACCTGAAGGAAAACAATCTGAAATCTATAGAAGAAATCGTTAGCTTTCAGCACTTAAGAAAGTTGACAGTGCTAAAACTATGGCATAACAGCATCACCTACATCCCAGAGCATATAAAGAAACTCACCAGCCTGGAACGCCTGTCCTTTAGTCACAATAAAATAGAGGTGCTGCCTTCCCACCTCTTCCTATGCAACAAGATCCGATACTTGGACTTATCGTACAATGACATTCGATTTATCCCACCTGAAATTGGAGTTCTACAAAGTTTACAGTATTTTTCCATCACATGTAACAAAGTGGAAAGCCTTCCAGATGAACTCTACTTCTGCAAGAAACTTAAAACTCTGAAGATTGGGAAAAACAGCCTATCTGTACTTTCACCGAAAATTGGAAATTTACTATTTCTTTCCTACTTAGATGTAAAAGGTAATCACTTTGAAATCCTCCCTCCTGAACTGGGTGACTGTCGGGCTCTGAAGCGAGCTGGTTTAGTTGTAGAAGATGCTCTGTTTGAAACTCTGCCTTCTGACGTCCGGGagcaaatgaaaacagaataa
- the LRRC8C gene encoding volume-regulated anion channel subunit LRRC8C isoform X2 — MQDKIICLPKRVQPAHNHSSLSNVSQAVASTTPLPPPKPSPANPITVEMKGLKTDLDLQQYSFINQMCYERALHWYAKYFPYLVLIHTLVFMLCSNFWFKFPGSSSKIEHFISILGKCFDSPWTTRALSEVSGEDSEEKDNRKNNMNRSNTIQSGPEGSLVNSQSLKSIPEKFVVDKSTAGALDKKEGEQAKALFEKVKKFRLHVEEGDILYAMYVRQTVLKVIKFLIIIAYNSALVSKVQFTVDCNVDIQDMTGYKNFSCNHTMAHLFSKLSFCYLCFVSIYGLTCLYTLYWLFYRSLREYSFEYVRQETGIDDIPDVKNDFAFMLHMIDQYDPLYSKRFAVFLSEVSENKLKQLNLNNEWTPDKLRQKLQTNAHNRLELPLIMLSGLPDTVFEITELQSLKLEIIKNVMIPATIAQLDNLQELSLHQCSVKIHSAALSFLKENLKVLSVKFDDMRELPPWMYGLRNLEELYLVGSLSHDISRNVTLESLRDLKSLKILSIKSNVSKIPQAVVDVSSHLQKMCIHNDGTKLVMLNNLKKMTNLTELELVHCDLERIPHAVFSLLSLQELDLKENNLKSIEEIVSFQHLRKLTVLKLWHNSITYIPEHIKKLTSLERLSFSHNKIEVLPSHLFLCNKIRYLDLSYNDIRFIPPEIGVLQSLQYFSITCNKVESLPDELYFCKKLKTLKIGKNSLSVLSPKIGNLLFLSYLDVKGNHFEILPPELGDCRALKRAGLVVEDALFETLPSDVREQMKTE; from the coding sequence ATGCAAGACAAGATAATCTGCCTTCCAAAAAGAGTGCAGCCTGCTCACAACCACTCTTCCCTTTCTAATGTCTCTCAAGCAGTTGCCAGTACCACTCCACTGCCTCCACCTAAACCATCTCCTGCTAACCCCATCACTGTGGAAATGAAAGGCCTGAAGACAGATTTGGACCTTCAGCAGTACAGCTTTATAAACCAGATGTGTTATGAGCGAGCCCTCCATTGGTATGCCAAGTATTTCCCTTACCTTGTCCTCATCCATACCCTGGTCTTTATGCTCTGCAGTAACTTTTGGTTCAAATTCCCTGGATCCAGCTCCAAAATAGAACATTTCATCTCCATTCTGGGGAAGTGTTTTGACTCTCCTTGGACCACACGGGCTTTGTCTGAAGTGTCTGGGGAGGACTCGGAAGAAAAGGACAACAGGAAGAACAACATGAACAGGTCCAACACCATCCAATCTGGTCCAGAAGGCAGCCTGGTCAACTCTCAGTCTTTAAAGTCCATTCCTGAGAAGTTTGTAGTTGATAAATCCACTGCAGGGGCTCTGGATAAAAAGGAAGGTGAGCAGGCTAAGGCCTTATTTGAGAAGGTGAAGAAGTTCAGGCTGCATGTGGAAGAAGGTGATATTCTATATGCCATGTATGTTCGCCAGACTGTACTTAAAGTTATCAAATTCCTAATCATCATTGCATATAACAGTGCTCTGGTTTCCAAGGTCCAGTTTacagtggactgtaatgtggacATTCAGGACATGACTGGATATAAAAACTTTTCGTGCAATCATACCATGGCACACTTGTTCTCAAAACTGTCCTTTTGCTATCTGTGCTTTGTTAGTATCTATGGATTGACGTGCCTTTATACCTTATACTGGCTGTTCTACCGTTCTCTACGGGAATATTCCTTTGAGTATGTCCGTCAGGAGACTGGAATTGATGATATTCCAGATGTGAAAAATGACTTTGCTTTTATGCTTCATATGATAGATCAGTATGACCCTCTCTATTCCAAGAGATTTGCAGTGTTCCTGTCTGAAGTCAGTGAAAACAAGTTAAAGCAGCTGAACTTAAATAACGAATGGACTCCCGATAAACTGAGGCAGAAGCTACAGACAAATGCCCATAATCGACTGGAATTGCCTCTTATCATGCTCTCTGGCCTCCCAGACACTGTTTTTGAAATCACAGAGTTGCAATCTCTAAAACTTGAAATCATTAAGAACGTAATGATACCAGCCACCATTGCACAGCTAGACAATCTTCAAGAGCTCTCTCTGCACCAGTGTTCTGTCAAAATCCACAGTGCGGCACTCTCTTTCCTGAAGGAAAACCTCAAGGTCTTGAGCGTCAAATTTGATGACATGAGGGAACTCCCCCCCTGGATGTATGGGCTCCGAAATCTGGAAGAGCTGTACCTAGTTGGCTCTCTAAGTCATGATATTTCCAGAAATGTCACCCTTGAGTCTCTGCGGGATCTCAAAAGCCTTAAAATTctctctatcaaaagcaacgtttcCAAAATCCCTCAGGCAGTGGTTGATGTGTCCAGCCATCTCCAGAAGATGTGCATACATAATGATGGCACCAAGCTGGTGATGCTCAACAACTTAAAGAAGATGACCAATCTGACAGAGCTGGAGCTGGTCCACTGTGACCTGGAGCGTATTCCTCATGCTGTGTTCAGCCTACTCAGCCTCCAGGAATTGGACCTGAAGGAAAACAATCTGAAATCTATAGAAGAAATCGTTAGCTTTCAGCACTTAAGAAAGTTGACAGTGCTAAAACTATGGCATAACAGCATCACCTACATCCCAGAGCATATAAAGAAACTCACCAGCCTGGAACGCCTGTCCTTTAGTCACAATAAAATAGAGGTGCTGCCTTCCCACCTCTTCCTATGCAACAAGATCCGATACTTGGACTTATCGTACAATGACATTCGATTTATCCCACCTGAAATTGGAGTTCTACAAAGTTTACAGTATTTTTCCATCACATGTAACAAAGTGGAAAGCCTTCCAGATGAACTCTACTTCTGCAAGAAACTTAAAACTCTGAAGATTGGGAAAAACAGCCTATCTGTACTTTCACCGAAAATTGGAAATTTACTATTTCTTTCCTACTTAGATGTAAAAGGTAATCACTTTGAAATCCTCCCTCCTGAACTGGGTGACTGTCGGGCTCTGAAGCGAGCTGGTTTAGTTGTAGAAGATGCTCTGTTTGAAACTCTGCCTTCTGACGTCCGGGagcaaatgaaaacagaataa